A genomic window from Sorex araneus isolate mSorAra2 chromosome 2, mSorAra2.pri, whole genome shotgun sequence includes:
- the PDE4A gene encoding cAMP-specific 3',5'-cyclic phosphodiesterase 4A isoform X6, translating to MPLVDFFCETCSKPWLGGWWDQFKRMLNRELTHLSEMSRSGNQVSEFISTTFLDKQNEVEIPPPPCTKDREKSALRPRLAQHPLPSGPQFQPMSQITGVKKLLHTSSLNDLSIPRFGVKTDQEELLAQELENLNKWGLNIFCVSDYAGGHSLCCIMYTIFQERDLLRKFRIPADTMITYMLTLEEHYHADVAYHNSLHAADVLQSTHVLLATPALDAVFTDLEILAALFAAAIHDVDHPGVSNQFLINTNSELALMYNDESVLENHHLAVGFKLLQEDNCDIFQNLSKRQRQSLRKMVIDMVLATDMSKHMTLLADLKTMVETKKVTSSGVLLLDNYSDRIQVLRNMVHCADLSNPTKPLELYRQWTDRIMAEFFQQGDRERERGMEISPMCDKHTASVEKSQVGFIDYIVHPLWETWADLVHPDAQEILDTLEDNRDWYYNAIRQSPSPPPPDEEPRGPGQPPPADRFQFELTLEEEDEEGRTTLAAVAQEPAGLAWAARGAPTDAEDADADASGGAPAPTALRTPSPPEAAPGFPGPPCTAAEGGPLQELPAAKGCSVCSGSPGGPREEPPPTPANGGWGSPGPP from the exons ACAAGCAGAACGAAGTGGAGATCCCCCCACCGCCCTGCACCAAGGACCGGGAGAAGTCAGCCCTGAGGCCGCGACTGGCCCAGCACCCCCTGCCCTCGGGGCCCCAATTTCAGCCCATGTCCCAGATCACGGGGGTGAAGAAACTCTTGCACACCAGCAGCTTGAATGACCTCAGCATCCCCCGCTTCGGGGTGAAAACCGACCAGGAGGAGCTTCTGGCCCAA gaACTGGAGAACCTCAACAAGTGGGGCCTGAATATCTTCTGTGTCTCTGATTACGCCGGCGGCCACTCGCTTTGCTGCATCATGTATACCATCTTCCAG GAGCGGGATCTGCTGAGGAAGTTCCGCATCCCGGCCGACACCATGATCACGTACATGCTCACCCTGGAGGAGCACTACCACGCGGACGTGGCCTACCACAACAGCCTGCACGCCGCCGACGTGCTCCAGTCCACCCACGTGCTGCTGGCCACCCCCGCGCTGGAC GCCGTGTTCACTGACCTGGAGATTCTTGCTGCCCTCTTCGCGGCCGCCATCCACGACGTCGACCACCCTGGAGTCTCGAACCAGTTCCTCATTAACACCA ACTCGGAGCTGGCGCTCATGTACAACGACGAGTCGGTGCTGGAGAACCACCACCTGGCCGTGGGCTTCAAGCTGTTGCAGGAGGACAACTGCGATATCTTCCAGAACCTCAGCAAGCGCCAGCGACAGAGTCTGCGCAAGATGGTCATAGACATG GTGCTGGCCACGGATATGTCCAAGCACATGACCCTCCTAGCCGACCTGAAGACCATGGTGGAAACTAAGAAAGTGACCAGCTCAGGCGTCCTTCTACTAGACAACTATTCCGACCGCATCCAG GTACTGCGGAACATGGTACACTGCGCTGACCTCAGCAACCCCACCAAGCCGCTGGAACTGTACCGCCAGTGGACCGACCGGATCATGGCCGAGTTCTTCCAGCAGGGTGACCGGGAGCGGGAGCGGGGCATGGAGATCAGCCCCATGTGCGACAAGCACACAGCCTCCGTGGAGAAGTCCCAG gtgGGGTTCATCGACTATATCGTACACCCGCTGTGGGAGACGTGGGCTGACCTCGTCCACCCCGACGCCCAGGAAATCCTGGACACCCTGGAAGACAACCGGGACTGGTACTACAACGCCATCCGCCAGAGcccgtccccgccgccccccgacGAGGAGCCCCGCGGCCCGGGGCAGCCGCCGCCCGCCGACAGGTTCCAGTTTGAGCTGACgctggaggaggaagacgaggagggcAGGACCACCCTGGCCGCGGTTGCCCAGGAGCCTGCGGGCTTGGCCTGGGCGGCCCGCGGGGCCCCGACGGATGCGGAGGATGCGGATGCGGATGCGAGCGGCGGCGCCCCCGCCCCGACTGCCTTGAGGACCCCATCCCCACCAGAGGCGGCCCCGGGCTTCCCCGGCCCCCCCTGCACGGCGGCCGAGGGGGGGCCTCTGCAAGAGCTTCCGGCTGCCAAGGGGTGCAGCGTCTGCAGCGGGAGCCCGGGGGGGCCCCGCGAGGAGCCGCCCCCGACCCCTGCGAATGGCGGATGGGGTTCCCCTGGCCCTCCCTGA